Sequence from the Sulfurimonas hongkongensis genome:
AAAACCGTAGTTTTTATACTTTGGCACTATCTCTTCTGCATCTGCACTACCCACAACTAAGTTTCCACCTATCATCATAACAAGATTGTCTAAGCCTTTGTAGCTTGATTTTAGAAGTTTTATCTCCCTACTCCAACCCTCAGCCTCGCCATTTAGCGAAGAGATAAGAAGCACCTCCGCCCCAGTCTCAACCACCGCATCAAAAAACTCTTCAAGGTAAGTGTTTACCCCAAGATTAAAAACCTCAAAACCTCTTGCATTTAAAGAGAGTTCGATGAGTCTATTTGCCACAACGTGTATATCGTTCCCAACTACGCCTGTTACTACTTTCATGCTATTTCATGCCTATTTATTATTATGCTGCAAGGATAGCAAAAATCTTTTAAAAGTTTGGTAAGGTGAGTTTGTAAAATAGAGTTGGAGTTAAGGAGGATTTTGTCCCATTAATGATTTCAACAAAAAAGACTACAAATCTTAAACGTACGACAATTTACAAATAATTTAACTAGATAAGTGAAATAAAAAGATATTTAAGGTGTTGATTTAATTTATGACTTTCCAGTTAATTACGATAAAATAGCCCCTGAATAAAAACTCAAACACTAAAAAAGCCAATGTTGATTTTCCTGAGTGGGTAATAAATTCACTTGATGAAGAAGCTAAAAAGATTGGAGTAACAAGACAATCGATTATTAAAGTTTGGATTGCTGAGAGATTAAAAGAAGAAACTGCTAACTTTAAAAAAATAAGTTAAAAACAAAAGAGACATATTTTATAAACTACCTCAAGTCTTACTCAAGCAGTCTAGCAAAAAGTTTGACATACTCTTAAGTAAAAATAAGCCTTATTGATAATATATGAGGTTATAATACAAACAATAAAAAAATTTAGGAAGAAAAATGGACTTTTTTACAGCAGATATTTGTGATGAGCATATTGATAAGGTTTTGGTTTTAGACCCTGATTTTAAAAACTATGGTGGGGCTTCAAGATGCCAAGGTGAGGTTGTAACTATAAAGCTTGATAAAAACAATGCTGGGCTTATAGAGTTGCTTCGTGATGAAGATGGAAGTGGTAAGGTTGTAGTTGTTGATGTCAGAGAAGAGTATTTTGCAGTTGTGGGCGAGAACCTTATGAAGTTGGCATATAAAAACAACTACGCTGGCATCATAGTAAATGGATATGTTCGTGATACATTTCAGATTAAAGATATCCCTGTAGCACTCTATGCACTTGGAGTTTGCCCTAGAAAATATATCCCCGTTACAGAGTCAGAGAGAGGTGAGCATCTCTCCTTTGGAGGGATTGGTTTTGAAGATGGAGACTATGTTTATGCAGATAGCGATGGTATTATAGTTACACCAGAGAAGATAGTTTAAAGCATTATGAATAGAAGAGACTTTATAACTGGCGCAACTCTGGTATCAGCTTCATTAGCTCTTAGCGGGTGTAATGAAAATAATCGCCAAGCTATAGATCATAGTAAGCATCCCCAAAAGTCAAGTGATGAGATTAAAAATTTTAATATTGTTAAAAACAAAAAAACAAGTATAAAACTAGCTACTTCATGGCCGGCACACTTCTCTATCATAGGTACAGGAGTTGAGAGTTTTGCAAAGAGGATAAAAGAGATAAGCTCTAACTCTTTAGAGGTTAAGCTCTATCCAAAAAATACTCTTGTTCCAGCTCTTGCAGTCTTTGATGCTTGCTCGAGCGGTCAGATAGATGCTTTTCACTCAGGTCCCTACTACTGGAAAGGTAAAAACTCTTCGTTTTCTCTCTTTAGTGGTGTCCCTTTTGGTTTTAATGCTGAGGAGATTAACTCATGGATGCTTTATGGGGGTGGATTAGAGCTTTGGAGAGAGGAGTATGCAAAGTATAATCTCTACCCTTTTTTAGGTGGAAATACTAATATTCAGATGGGTGGATGGTTTACAAAGCCTATCAACTCTTTAGCAGACATGCAAGGAATAAAGATGAGGATGCCAGGACTAGCTGGTGAAGTCTATTCTAAGATGGGAG
This genomic interval carries:
- the glmS gene encoding methylaspartate mutase subunit S; translated protein: MKVVTGVVGNDIHVVANRLIELSLNARGFEVFNLGVNTYLEEFFDAVVETGAEVLLISSLNGEAEGWSREIKLLKSSYKGLDNLVMMIGGNLVVGSADAEEIVPKYKNYGFDLVFHQVDLNTGLDTLEEYLKQRGMR
- a CDS encoding TRAP transporter substrate-binding protein is translated as MNRRDFITGATLVSASLALSGCNENNRQAIDHSKHPQKSSDEIKNFNIVKNKKTSIKLATSWPAHFSIIGTGVESFAKRIKEISSNSLEVKLYPKNTLVPALAVFDACSSGQIDAFHSGPYYWKGKNSSFSLFSGVPFGFNAEEINSWMLYGGGLELWREEYAKYNLYPFLGGNTNIQMGGWFTKPINSLADMQGIKMRMPGLAGEVYSKMGVNPILLPAGEIYTALERGVIDATEWVGPALDIKMGFYKVAPYYYSGWHEPGSILELTFNKHFWSKFSHEHRMMIEVAASELNSNMIYEFHSENINALAKLKELNIDIYRYPQDVIKAAKIALKEVISEQSAKSEDFKRVYASIEAHLKLSREWSDASLRYFLNER
- the brnA gene encoding type II toxin-antitoxin system BrnA family antitoxin encodes the protein MNKNSNTKKANVDFPEWVINSLDEEAKKIGVTRQSIIKVWIAERLKEETANFKKIS
- the rraA gene encoding ribonuclease E activity regulator RraA, which gives rise to MDFFTADICDEHIDKVLVLDPDFKNYGGASRCQGEVVTIKLDKNNAGLIELLRDEDGSGKVVVVDVREEYFAVVGENLMKLAYKNNYAGIIVNGYVRDTFQIKDIPVALYALGVCPRKYIPVTESERGEHLSFGGIGFEDGDYVYADSDGIIVTPEKIV